The following nucleotide sequence is from Vanessa cardui chromosome 19, ilVanCard2.1, whole genome shotgun sequence.
TTAGTCGAGTACCTTTTTGAAGGCTTTCTACAGGCAATGGTGTTTTGAACAGAGTTTGCCAAGAGTTTGGTaacatgaaaatgaaaaaagatGCCAAAAGTGTTAATCATCTAATTTTTGCAGGTTTAAGCTGTAACTTTGATTTTGCGAATGTACGTAGTGTTAACTAAGTGCATTTTAATGACATTCTAAAGGTAATGATGTGAATTAACACATTATAAGAACTCAAATAATCCAAAGGAATATATATGTCAATCTTGACATAAATTATGCGAAGTTATTAAAAgcatcttttataatataagaaacaaacctaatgaaaatattttctagtgctttaatttgttacattaaaatgaaaagtaTACACACTTGgactaaacaaaagaaaacggGTGGTGTGAAAAAGAGGATAAAACAAGAACGTcgttcttttttaaattctgtTACTGTTACGAATAACACAAATGAATCTGGAAATTCTGATGAAAACCGACTATATGATATTGATGAAGTgctaacaaataacaaaaacgaTTTGCTACAAATTCAAAACATAAATTGCTATAATACGAATGATTTTGGTCAAGTTCGAGTAGTAGAACAGCAACAGGGTTCTGTACAACAAGATCAAGcggaaataaataacattgttttcGATTCTCTTCCACTGAGTGAGTCAGACGAAGAAAAGGAGGAAAGTAAGCCTAGCGATTTTGAAAAAATTGCTTCTTTAACCGAAAAAATAAGAAGGTGGTCCATCGAAGGCAATATTACCCAAACTAATTTGAAACGGTTACTGTCGATATTAAATGGAGGATATGTTAGTACAACATTACAGCTCCCGAAAGATCCACGAACACTTTTAAAAACTCCAAAGGATatttgtatcaaaaatattgAAGGAGGACAATATTGGCATAATGGATTTACTGAACctctaattaatttacttaaggATTTTTCCCTGGTTCCAGATACTATTCATGTGAGCTTCAATTTTGACGGTCTGCCATTATTTAATAGTGCCAAAAAAGAATTTTGGCCAATATTAGGCAATGTGGAgggaaatataataacaattggGATATATTATGGAACAGGCAAACCAAAGAGATTAGAAGAGTATTTAGAAGATTTTGTAACTGAAATGGAATCGTTACTTCGTAACGGACTACTCATAAACGAAAcatttgtttctataaaaatCAAATGTTTTGTTTGCGATTCTCCAGCAAGGGCATTCATTAAAggtaaattatgttaaaactactagaattaatattttaatatacttaaatttatttatgaccgcactttttaaatgttttcattcTAAATATTCTATACGTTGTTTTTTTTACGAATAAAGTAAAACGTCACGTCAAGAGCTGTTTATCTCATTTTTTCGTGATGTTGACGAGCGAGACAAAACTGTTTTAAGGTTATAATTTGctctattgatataaaaaacaagGTATAATGCAGTGTGATTCCAATAATATTGTCTTGGAGCGATGACAGGTGAAACTTTTCATATCAGAAGTTTACTTTATATCGTGTATACCTACTACGACTACACAGCGTGTGTAACACGTGTCACGCTTGACTCTTCAGCATTTTCAATCTTAATTTACTGGTAGATGGATTAATAACTTAACTTGTTGTGATACGTACACTGTCGGCTGTAATATTTgagagttaattatttattttattacaaattatccGGGTCTAACAGACTAACCTCTTTTTCAGGTGTATGCAATTTTAACGGCAGACACGGCTGTTTAAAATGTACGACAGTAGGAGAATATTCTCATACATCACATACAGTTGTTTACTCTACAAAAGAGGATTCTCCAAGAACAGATGAACATTTCAGAGCCAAAATGTATGGAAATCACCATAAAAAAGATTCTCCGCTACTTCAATTGCCAATCGATATGGTACAGGATTTTCCAGTAGCAGATTCTTTACACCTCATAGATTTGGGCATAATGAAGAGGCTGCTTGTTGGATGGCGAGATGGCAATTTCGGAACATATATGACAAAGCTTTGTGCGCGAGATATTCAAATTCTAGACgcatttttgaaaaattgtaaattaccgTCTGAAATACATCGGACTGTAAGAAGTATAGATTGTCTTGCCTATTGGAAAGCGAGTGAATTCAGaacattttttcattatttgagCATTTTCATATTACCGGACATCCTTCGTGCTGATGTTGTTGAACACTTTTTGAGTCTTTTTTGCGCTATTAAGATATGTTCAAATGAATGTTACACAAGTTTACTGCGACTTGCCAGAGAGATGCTAAGACATTTTGTGGATcagtataaatatttctatggTTCTCATTATATCACTAGTAATGTACATAATTTGCTCCACGTAGTAGACGAAGTGCAAAGATTTGGTCCTCTTTATAATTTCGATGCATATCCATTTGagaatcaattatatttaatcaaaagaaTGTTAAGACAGGGTGACAATCCATTGGCACAAGTTTCTAGGAGAATTTGTGAGATGGGTGCAATTGATCCTTTGAAGACTGCAGAAGTCATGCATAATCTACCACATTTGACAACTAACAAGAATAATCGTGTAATTCACTTTAAAACTTTCGTGCTCTCTTTAAAGCCGCAAGATAAATTTTTCATGACTCACAATGATGATATATTTGAGTTAAAAGACTTGTCATCTGATATTGAAAAAGGGATTGCAATACatggtaaaaatatattgaacaagAATGACATATTTGATAGACCTATCAGGTCATCATTTTTTAGCATGTATAAAGTAAAAGCACCTTATCTTGTCTCCGATGATATTATAGAAATGAACCCAAGtgaaataaaatgcaaattGGTTTGTGTGAGCCATAAAGACACAATGTACTTTCTACCATTATTGCATACGCTAAAGGCTAAGTGATGTTAAATGATATgcaaaattgtttataaatagcaCTGCTCGTTCAAAAATTGACGCAACTCAAATTCACATTTTGAGTTGCAACAGTTTTGAACTGGCAgtgcaaaatgtttttattaaataaagtatcaaaCAAAAAATGTGTGCATtttagaaacaataaaaatcaacaGTTAGGAAACTAAGTAATAAATTCAACAAAgttgttttaacaaaatattcacTACCAAAATTCTGCTTGTAATTGTTTTCATGACAAAGACATTAGTGTCAGATAAATCAACTTTACgtatattagaatatattaaacCTACTTTAACTTTTACTGATACCTAATAAATGTAACCCTATTAAGTAATATAACAGTTTCATGATTTTTTATAGTCTAGAAAGTACCTTTAGGAACTACTACAATCAGTCTCATAACTAGCTTAGGTGAGTCGGTGTACCTACTTATTGTGGCGCTATCGTAATACAAAAAACATCTGTGGCTAGACTAGGCTACTCAACAACCAAAATATGATTTCATGACGATTACTCTACTACCTAAGTCGCAAAGAATATCCGGGCGCAGTtactttaaagttttatatatatatgattccAGACACGGATGTCTTTTTATTAAGATGGCGCCCTTGTACAACCGATCATCGTAGGAATAGTTCAAAATATTGTGAACGATGCATAATTATTAGAAAACTAATcactaaaaaattaaagttattaaagatAATCATAGTCACTTTTTCATCAGATTCAAACACTAGTCTCTTTACCGATTATAAAGTCAGAATTGGCAATGCGTTTTGAGGTGCTCTGCATTGTATGGTTTTCCTTGTTTTCCACCATTTTTAGTTTGTCATTcttctttatttctttttgtatgttttttttgttttccgcTTTGCTTTCTTCTGCCAAATcacttatttctttattattaactgtgttcttttgtaatatattattttctttatcattGTTTTCCATGTTTTCTTCTACTGTATCACTTTTTTCTGTATGATCCTCCATATTCTCTTCTATTGTTTCATCATTTTCTTCATTTTCCTCAGCATTTTCTTCTTCGTTTATATCCTTATCGGAAATATTTTCGGATACCTTAATACGTTTTGCATTTCTTTTAGATGTCGATCGTCTTGATGTTGAGGCTCTTTCACATTTTGCCAACTTTCTTTTTTTAGCGTTTTTCAAAATCGTTTtgaaaaacatttcattatcTTTAATTGTGAATTTTTCATCCCACTGGTGCACCATACTCCAGAAAAAAGACAAAACATGCTTAAAACCCTTTAAAGGAACTTTCAATTCTTCACCTCTGCTACCCCCACTCCATGAGCAATCGCAAATAAATTTCCGTGTGAACAAAACATCAACAAGCATGTACGCACAATCTATGCCTTTACCTCCAGAACAAAGCAtggaacatatattttttaaacggtCTCTGAATCCTGAGTCCGATAACTGCTTTTCCAGGTTGTCCAAATCCTGAGCGTTATTAACTGTCTCGAAATTTGCTATCACTCAACTTTAAAACATCTGTATTACATGATGAAACTATCTGGGAAACTGCATTTTCCATTTGCACAGACAAAGCAGACACTTTTTGAATTAATCCATTTTGTACGTTGATTAGAGCTTGAATTTGGGCCATGAATGAAGAGGTATTATCCAGTTGTTGTTGTCTATTATCgtcaatttgttttgaaatggtTGCTTGGTTCTCTAAAATTAGtttttgattttcaaatattttttcaatgtcaAAGCAAACACTGCTTTGTAAAGCAGATGTACCGACAATATCCGGCACCGAATCGGCATGAATTTCGGTAActacaatatcattattattagtcGAAACGATTTGGTCGATCTGAaacaaataagaataaataagttttaaaactgCAATAATATCAACAAAAAAGTATAACACAGACCGTTTTTTACGGCACTTGATGGTCTGCCTCACCCACAAGGGGTATAAGGTTTTAGTCTGTATATCAGTATTAACTAGAGTGATATTCTAAGAAAAAAGTCTTTCCGCTCTTTAAGACCGTGGAAATAATGTATGTAGTAACAGTTTGACTTCAAACTATAGCCGATCAAagtcgaataaaatataaaaaatgcagTGAAAAAAATTTCCACCATACAATAAGTAATTCAcgagatataaattattttgcaaaataGGTATGTCACTTCTTCGTGCAACGTATTGGGCAACCATGAAGCCGTTTAATGGCTTGCGAGATTGGATTGGCGGAGACTTATTAATAGCACTGTTGAAATTTATAAGTTCTaagatattgttataatttggtTTAGACATcctaaaaatcataataataaaaaatatcctgtTTCAAACCCTGTCTACATATTTTCTGTCAAGTTAACAAAAACGCCAAGACAAAGAAACTTCAAAACGCAACAAACAAGAAGAACAATTTGCAAACTCAGGAGGCACCGCGACGCGCATTTTGATTGTTGGCGACGCGACGAGTAGCTTGACGTTACAGGTTGAGCGCGGGCTCGCGTGgtatttcaaatttgaaattaatttacattttttaccaTATTTTCTGCCTTTGAGTTCAGATCCAATGTCATTAATTTTTGGTTTTGTGGACATCGCTTCTGCCGATAATTATCGGCATCGTCGGTATCACTGTGCAGAAGCATTTCATCAAGAACTTGTTCTCCGTCTTCGtagcttaatatatttgttcGTTTAACTTTACATTTCATTACATGCCATTCGGGCAAAGGTATTGAGTTTTCATCGTTTATGTACCTTTTCGACTCTTTATTTGGCGGATATCTGAGGATATTGTCAGTTTCCCAACCCGAAGGAACAACAAGTAATTTCAATTTCTTTCCCTCCAAAGTTTGAACTACCTTAAAAGGCATTCtgaaacaataattatgataagaacaattgaataatttgattttaaaaattaaaaacagttgtTGCCATACATTGGTTACAATTCACTTCACTTATCACGTGATATCTGACGCCATTCAAGTCTGCACAACACATAAAACATGCTTCCGACTCAACGGGATGCCAGCGGCGAAGTGAATAGCCAACTGGGATCGCTCACGCGCCGCTGCCCGCTCTTGCGATCCCCGCGCGTCCCGCGTCGTCATCTCAacgcgcgcacacacacacatatacacacacgCACACCCACTTTTCGATTCTTTCATACCGCGGATTGATACAACAAAGCTATCGGTACAGTGGAAGTGTCAACTTACTAAAGCCTAAgctaaagataaaataaataataattattgagttAGGTTCTGACCTTGTAATAGTATCCGGGTATCAATGCGAGTCACTTAGTACGAGCCGCTGACACATCGATGTCCACCTCCGCGCTCTGACTATGAACAACTAAGTGTGAGTAAGGATCGGCGgagaaattaatagaaataacttCCGATTATTAATTCTACAATATCGATGAGTAGCAATatatagcttttattttttacacattcTGCCCTATGAGTCTGCTGACACTGTGGAAGACAAACTAACCAGCTACATTTATTGAAACAAAGTCACTGTCGATATGGGTTTAataatgcatttattattattgcatttatatactcttttctttattcatttattataatataaaaatattaaaaattctacttataaaaagttatcaaattaaaatgaaattatagaCTTAAattcattgtttctttactgttTGACACTTCATCGGTGGCATACAGTGAGTGGCATAGTTTGTTATTTTTCTACAGTTTCTAATACCACTCGTAACTAACGACGATACGGTGACAATATAGGTAGGCACCTACGACTATCAACAAtcagacaataataataacaaactttgccaaatatatatagtagttaGTATACCAAAAAATCTGTAGGTATGTACTATTTTTatagtgattatttttttactatcagGTTTTGATTACTTTATCAAAGAACCCTAATTCTATCAGGTTCAAAAATGTTTAGCCAGTCTTATTGTCTTCTATATAGTTAAACGCTTTGTTTGAGTCTATTATTGCACTCTTATGTATGGAAAAGACTGCACAATACTCTCGACTAAGGATGTTGTATCTTAAAAAGTGTAATAGATGCGTTACGGGAGAGCTAAAGCTGTAATGGCAA
It contains:
- the LOC124537743 gene encoding uncharacterized protein LOC124537743; its protein translation is MTTRDARGSQERAAARERSQLAIHFAAGIPLSRKMPFKVVQTLEGKKLKLLVVPSGWETDNILRYPPNKESKSYEDGEQVLDEMLLHSDTDDADNYRQKRCPQNQKLMTLDLNSKAENMIDQIVSTNNNDIVVTEIHADSVPDIVVNNAQDLDNLEKQLSDSGFRDRLKNICSMLCSGGKGIDCAYMLVDVLFTRKFICDCSWSGGSRGEELKVPLKGFKHVLSFFWSMVHQWDEKFTIKDNEMFFKTILKNAKKRKLAKCERASTSRRSTSKRNAKRIKVSENISDKDINEEENAEENEENDETIEENMEDHTEKSDTVEENMENNDKENNILQKNTVNNKEISDLAEESKAENKKNIQKEIKKNDKLKMVENKENHTMQSTSKRIANSDFIIGKETSV